In Puniceicoccaceae bacterium, the DNA window AAAAGATTGCTCAACCAGGTTCGCCAGTCCACCAACATTGCGCAGGGTTCCGTGAGATCCGACGTAAGGGTCCGAACAACGTTGCGAAACCCCGAGGATAATCGTCCGGTTTGATCCATCGCAAACACAACTGCCTCTGGTTCCACACCCAGTCCTTCGGCCCTGATTACTCCAATTGATTCACCCCAAAACACCGGCTGGCAACCCGCATTTCCTGCCCATTGTGCCCCAACGCCCGCAAGCACCGGATCCCTCGACGCAATTAATACTTTTTTCACAGGATAGCTTAACAGCTCCCTATCTCTATACCCCGAAATCACATGCAACTGTTCTGAACCCAATGCAGCACTCAATGATCCCCACAGCTGTCGCAGGTGTTGAACATCCGAAACAATGCCAAGAGATGCCACATCCTTCTCGTCACTGACCATTTCCACAAAAGTAGGTAGCCATGCGATGTCCATTGCCTTGAGCAACTCTATCCAAACTGAGCATGGTTGTTCGTCGGGGAGCAGATCCGAAAGCACAACATCTGGTCTCCATGCAAACGTCCTGACAGGGGTCACTCCAGACCATCTGTGCGCCGACCCCGGAAAGATAAACCATGTTCCTCCAACCCTCTCACGCCAATCAGGGGGGTCCGGAGGGTCATCCACACAAAACACGATCCAAATCCTTGCTTGGACTCCAAGTGGTTCTTGAGGAGTTTGTTCATCACTTGACCACACAATCCAATCAGAAGGGATCTGATCACAGCACAGCTTCGCAGCCAAGGCTAGAGATCCTCGACCCTGTGGACACCAAATCGCCACCGGGATATGGGAATCTTTGTCCGCTTCGGAGCTTTGGAATTCCTGAGTAGGATTGTTGGAAAACATGGATGATTCAGACAACTCCGCAGGTCAGGATTTGTGGCTTACTTGCAGATGATTCAAATGGACTACATGCATATCACAGTGTGTGCAAAGACACCAGCTTCCATGCTACCGCCATTGGTCGAGCGGACATCACGACATACACCAATCCTAAAAGAAAAACTTTCCCCCAAACGCGTCAATAGACCTGTAAAGCAAAACCCGCACCACTTCATGACCAATTTTGTGTCAACGTGAAGCCGGTTTATTGTTCACGATCTCCCGGTAGTAGACCAAGGCGCGGTCGAGCAGGATGAGGGGGCACTGGAGATTTGTGCGGGGGCCGCAGGTATGGGAAATCCCAGCTATGGGTATACGACGATCCTTGAGGTTGGCGCATTCTCTGACATTACCTACGCAGTTCATGCAATCTCCCATAAACCCTACGACGCAAGCAGGGCCTCCCGCAAGTATTTGTATGAAGTAGCGACGATGCCGTCCCTGAATTCGTAGGGTTCTCCGGTGTAGATCACATGGGATTTCTTCAATTCGTGCTGGTTTTTGCTGAAATGGAACAGGTTATTCTTGAATGAGGAGTGGAAGGTTGAACTCGATTTAATTTCGATTCCGAGCAGGAACGATAATCAAAGTTCTCAAAACAGGGAGGTAGTTTGAATACGACAAATGACGCTTCGAGGATCAATCACCAATGGCGAATCGAAAAAGGAAGCAATTTCAGAATACCAGTTCGACCTACCAATGACTGGCTAATCGCTTCCCGCAACGCAAGCTGATGCGATCCTGTCAAAATGAACTGACCCACTTGCTTGCGCTCATCCACAACCCCCCTGCAAATAGCTCAGCAACTGAGGACTCTGTTGAATTTCATCAATAATGACGTTTTCGGAGTTCAAGTCCGGAATTGCATAAAACCTAATAAGACATCTGGATGTTTTTAGGCAAAACTTCGGATGTTCAATCCATCTTCGCTTGCTGATCGCTGGAAAACCAGAACCCTTTTGGCAATCAAGAGATCTTTTTGGAAACACCACAATGCCATGCAATGTGTCGTTTCCAAATCCATTCTCCAATCAGATTAGTTTCTTCGATCCAGCCAATTTCCTATCCGATCCAATGCTCGAGCAGAACCTTTGCCAATGCCTTTTCCGCACTATCCCGGCGAGAGGGGTTGCTTGAAGTCAAATCCCGAAACACTTTCGAAAGCTCACTGATGATGTCTTTGGAGAACGAAGACGAGGTCACGGACTGAGGCATCAGGCTGGCTTCCGCGTTGCCTTCCCGCCTCCCATGCGCGTGATTCACAATCTCCCGGTAGTAAACCAGGGCGCGATCAAGCAGGATGAAGGGGAATTGGGGGTTTGTGCTGGGGCCGCAGGTGAGGGAAAAGCCACCGATGGGCAGGCGCTGAAAGCGCACTTTGGAGAGTTCCTTGCCTTTGAACAGGGCACCGCCACCGCCGAGCGCCGCACCGGTGGCAGTGAAGATCCCAAAACTGAGGCCCGACAGGGCGAGGTCCAGTGCGACTCCCGCTCCGGCGCCCGTGGCAGCGGCGGCAAGCATGAGTTGTTTGTCGGTCAGGCCCAGCACTTGCCAGGTCTGTTTGGAAAACAAGTCCTCCTGCAGGATGGACTGTGCGGGCAGTTCGAACTGGTAGAGGTGATGGCGGTAGTGACGCCGAATCTCCTCGAAAAGTTTTTTTTCCTGCTTTTCGATGCGGTCGCGATACTGTTGCAGCAGTTCTTTTTCGATGCGCACACGGTCGGCCTCGTGCGCATACTTGCGCTCGGCCTGATAGCGAAGTGCCCACGAAAGATAGCGCACGATGGCGTCCACAACACGGTTTCGACGGTAGTCCCAGTCCTGCCGAAAGGCCGCAATCGCACGGTTGAGCGCAGGTTCCCAGTCCTGATGGATTGCCTTGAGTGTCTCAAACAACGCAAGCCGTTCGGGGAATCGGGCCTGGTGCGCGTTGAATTCGCGGATCACGTTAAAATGGCGGCGAAAGGCCTCTTTCCAATCCTTCAGGTAACTGCGATCCGCATCCTTGAAGTTGATCACCGCCATGCGCGGGCGATTG includes these proteins:
- a CDS encoding GTPase/DUF3482 domain-containing protein produces the protein MSAHPIIAVIGHPNEGKSSVLSTLTEDDSVVVSDYPGETVVCQRFPLEINGETLLEFVDTPGFQNPTRLLDWMRESGLTDEALLASVQEQFGENPDFHHDLELMRPLREGAGLIYVVDCSRPLLEVDLAEMEILRLVNRPRMAVINFKDADRSYLKDWKEAFRRHFNVIREFNAHQARFPERLALFETLKAIHQDWEPALNRAIAAFRQDWDYRRNRVVDAIVRYLSWALRYQAERKYAHEADRVRIEKELLQQYRDRIEKQEKKLFEEIRRHYRHHLYQFELPAQSILQEDLFSKQTWQVLGLTDKQLMLAAAATGAGAGVALDLALSGLSFGIFTATGAALGGGGALFKGKELSKVRFQRLPIGGFSLTCGPSTNPQFPFILLDRALVYYREIVNHAHGRREGNAEASLMPQSVTSSSFSKDIISELSKVFRDLTSSNPSRRDSAEKALAKVLLEHWIG
- a CDS encoding AAA family ATPase, with protein sequence MDERKQVGQFILTGSHQLALREAISQSLVGRTGILKLLPFSIRHW